In Chanodichthys erythropterus isolate Z2021 chromosome 7, ASM2448905v1, whole genome shotgun sequence, a genomic segment contains:
- the pgpep1l gene encoding pyroglutamyl-peptidase 1-like protein isoform X4: MSACVRTTKASQNFWHSLCHVSGFIMSDSPQGLKTEGLGLGIDVHIMEIPVSYAKSQQVLDHIWHTKTPKVVIHLGIAPGAKGITLEQTGKNHCYKDRDVSGLCPVHHCCIEGGPERLDSVIDMRSLSKHLKNMGLDVIYSRDAGRYLCDFVYYYSLYHGQGRAALIHVPASGSLASPERLVPQLQTIIHALLRQLDRSEHTTSEYMDSTQL, translated from the exons atgagcgcatgcgtaagaacaaccaaGGCCTCCCAAAATTTttggcattcgctgtgtcatgttagtggattcatcatgtcggactcaccacag GGATTGAAGACGGAAGGACTTGGATTGGGCATAGATGTCCATATTATGGAGATTCCTGTCAGTTATGCAAAATCACAACAAGTCCTTGATCATATCTGGCACACAAAGACTCCAAAG GTTGTTATCCATTTGGGCATAGCCCCAGGTGCCAAAGGCATTACACTGGAGCAAACAGGCAAGAACCACTGCTACAAAGACAGGGATGTGAGTGGTCTGTGCCCTGTTCATCACTGCTGTATTGAGGGAGGACCAGAACGACTGGACTCTGTCATAGACATGAGGTCCCTTAGCAAGCATTTAAAGAATATGGGACTTGATGTCATCTACTCCAGAGATGCTGGGAG GTACCTGTGTGATTTTGTATACTACTATTCACTGTACCATGGGCAGGGAAGGGCTGCGCTGATCCATGTGCCAGCCTCAGGCAGCCTGGCAAGCCCAGAGAGACTGGTACCACAACTCCAGACCATCATCCACGCTCTGTTACGCCAGCTGGACAGATCTGAACACACAACCTCAGAGTACATGGACAGCACACAG
- the pgpep1l gene encoding pyroglutamyl-peptidase 1 isoform X2, with the protein MDTTSEIVVVTGFAPFRQYVVNPSWEAAKGLKTEGLGLGIDVHIMEIPVSYAKSQQVLDHIWHTKTPKVVIHLGIAPGAKGITLEQTGKNHCYKDRDVSGLCPVHHCCIEGGPERLDSVIDMRSLSKHLKNMGLDVIYSRDAGRYLCDFVYYYSLYHGQGRAALIHVPASGSLASPERLVPQLQTIIHALLRQLDRSEHTTSEYMDSTQKKRKYMKILQIYIKPMACKKSTISTGGEEKTEKQEALDT; encoded by the exons ATGGACACTACTAGTGAAATTGTAGTTGTAACAG GTTTTGCCCCTTTCCGACAATATGTAGTGAATCCAAGTTGGGAGGCAGCTAAG GGATTGAAGACGGAAGGACTTGGATTGGGCATAGATGTCCATATTATGGAGATTCCTGTCAGTTATGCAAAATCACAACAAGTCCTTGATCATATCTGGCACACAAAGACTCCAAAG GTTGTTATCCATTTGGGCATAGCCCCAGGTGCCAAAGGCATTACACTGGAGCAAACAGGCAAGAACCACTGCTACAAAGACAGGGATGTGAGTGGTCTGTGCCCTGTTCATCACTGCTGTATTGAGGGAGGACCAGAACGACTGGACTCTGTCATAGACATGAGGTCCCTTAGCAAGCATTTAAAGAATATGGGACTTGATGTCATCTACTCCAGAGATGCTGGGAG GTACCTGTGTGATTTTGTATACTACTATTCACTGTACCATGGGCAGGGAAGGGCTGCGCTGATCCATGTGCCAGCCTCAGGCAGCCTGGCAAGCCCAGAGAGACTGGTACCACAACTCCAGACCATCATCCACGCTCTGTTACGCCAGCTGGACAGATCTGAACACACAACCTCAGAGTACATGGACAGCACACAG aaaaaaagaaaatacatgaaaattctTCAGATATACATTAAGCCAATGGCATGTAAAAAGTCTACCATCTCAACTGGAGGTGAGGAGAAAACTGAAAAACAGGAGGCCTTAGATACATAA
- the pgpep1l gene encoding pyroglutamyl-peptidase 1 isoform X1: MSACVRTTKASQNFWHSLCHVSGFIMSDSPQGLKTEGLGLGIDVHIMEIPVSYAKSQQVLDHIWHTKTPKVVIHLGIAPGAKGITLEQTGKNHCYKDRDVSGLCPVHHCCIEGGPERLDSVIDMRSLSKHLKNMGLDVIYSRDAGRYLCDFVYYYSLYHGQGRAALIHVPASGSLASPERLVPQLQTIIHALLRQLDRSEHTTSEYMDSTQKKRKYMKILQIYIKPMACKKSTISTGGEEKTEKQEALDT; encoded by the exons atgagcgcatgcgtaagaacaaccaaGGCCTCCCAAAATTTttggcattcgctgtgtcatgttagtggattcatcatgtcggactcaccacag GGATTGAAGACGGAAGGACTTGGATTGGGCATAGATGTCCATATTATGGAGATTCCTGTCAGTTATGCAAAATCACAACAAGTCCTTGATCATATCTGGCACACAAAGACTCCAAAG GTTGTTATCCATTTGGGCATAGCCCCAGGTGCCAAAGGCATTACACTGGAGCAAACAGGCAAGAACCACTGCTACAAAGACAGGGATGTGAGTGGTCTGTGCCCTGTTCATCACTGCTGTATTGAGGGAGGACCAGAACGACTGGACTCTGTCATAGACATGAGGTCCCTTAGCAAGCATTTAAAGAATATGGGACTTGATGTCATCTACTCCAGAGATGCTGGGAG GTACCTGTGTGATTTTGTATACTACTATTCACTGTACCATGGGCAGGGAAGGGCTGCGCTGATCCATGTGCCAGCCTCAGGCAGCCTGGCAAGCCCAGAGAGACTGGTACCACAACTCCAGACCATCATCCACGCTCTGTTACGCCAGCTGGACAGATCTGAACACACAACCTCAGAGTACATGGACAGCACACAG aaaaaaagaaaatacatgaaaattctTCAGATATACATTAAGCCAATGGCATGTAAAAAGTCTACCATCTCAACTGGAGGTGAGGAGAAAACTGAAAAACAGGAGGCCTTAGATACATAA
- the pgpep1l gene encoding pyroglutamyl-peptidase 1-like protein isoform X5 — protein MEIPVSYAKSQQVLDHIWHTKTPKVVIHLGIAPGAKGITLEQTGKNHCYKDRDVSGLCPVHHCCIEGGPERLDSVIDMRSLSKHLKNMGLDVIYSRDAGRYLCDFVYYYSLYHGQGRAALIHVPASGSLASPERLVPQLQTIIHALLRQLDRSEHTTSEYMDSTQKKRKYMKILQIYIKPMACKKSTISTGGEEKTEKQEALDT, from the exons ATGGAGATTCCTGTCAGTTATGCAAAATCACAACAAGTCCTTGATCATATCTGGCACACAAAGACTCCAAAG GTTGTTATCCATTTGGGCATAGCCCCAGGTGCCAAAGGCATTACACTGGAGCAAACAGGCAAGAACCACTGCTACAAAGACAGGGATGTGAGTGGTCTGTGCCCTGTTCATCACTGCTGTATTGAGGGAGGACCAGAACGACTGGACTCTGTCATAGACATGAGGTCCCTTAGCAAGCATTTAAAGAATATGGGACTTGATGTCATCTACTCCAGAGATGCTGGGAG GTACCTGTGTGATTTTGTATACTACTATTCACTGTACCATGGGCAGGGAAGGGCTGCGCTGATCCATGTGCCAGCCTCAGGCAGCCTGGCAAGCCCAGAGAGACTGGTACCACAACTCCAGACCATCATCCACGCTCTGTTACGCCAGCTGGACAGATCTGAACACACAACCTCAGAGTACATGGACAGCACACAG aaaaaaagaaaatacatgaaaattctTCAGATATACATTAAGCCAATGGCATGTAAAAAGTCTACCATCTCAACTGGAGGTGAGGAGAAAACTGAAAAACAGGAGGCCTTAGATACATAA
- the pgpep1l gene encoding pyroglutamyl-peptidase 1-like protein isoform X3 — MSACVRTTKASQNFWHSLCHVSGFIMSDSPQGLKTEGLGLGIDVHIMEIPVSYAKSQQVLDHIWHTKTPKVVIHLGIAPGAKGITLEQTGKNHCYKDRDVSGLCPVHHCCIEGGPERLDSVIDMRSLSKHLKNMGLDVIYSRDAGRYLCDFVYYYSLYHGQGRAALIHVPASGSLASPERLVPQLQTIIHALLRQLDRSEHTTSEYMDSTQVKGPTKGDHHKTLIKDN, encoded by the exons atgagcgcatgcgtaagaacaaccaaGGCCTCCCAAAATTTttggcattcgctgtgtcatgttagtggattcatcatgtcggactcaccacag GGATTGAAGACGGAAGGACTTGGATTGGGCATAGATGTCCATATTATGGAGATTCCTGTCAGTTATGCAAAATCACAACAAGTCCTTGATCATATCTGGCACACAAAGACTCCAAAG GTTGTTATCCATTTGGGCATAGCCCCAGGTGCCAAAGGCATTACACTGGAGCAAACAGGCAAGAACCACTGCTACAAAGACAGGGATGTGAGTGGTCTGTGCCCTGTTCATCACTGCTGTATTGAGGGAGGACCAGAACGACTGGACTCTGTCATAGACATGAGGTCCCTTAGCAAGCATTTAAAGAATATGGGACTTGATGTCATCTACTCCAGAGATGCTGGGAG GTACCTGTGTGATTTTGTATACTACTATTCACTGTACCATGGGCAGGGAAGGGCTGCGCTGATCCATGTGCCAGCCTCAGGCAGCCTGGCAAGCCCAGAGAGACTGGTACCACAACTCCAGACCATCATCCACGCTCTGTTACGCCAGCTGGACAGATCTGAACACACAACCTCAGAGTACATGGACAGCACACAG gtaaaGGGTCCCACAAAAGGAGACCATCATAAAACTCTGATCAAAGACAACTAA
- the synm gene encoding synemin, with amino-acid sequence MFRIKEPFESEKLQLQELNQRLSHYLMRAKQLEQENACLISEINSVRQTRSGEWENKHMSELREMRRLVERLSFEKCRAEMERQKLRDEFQMLQAMRSEEASVGKGVDTELKGCERQLQHALQTNGALEDRLFELENEYKFLEDAHRKEIAQMRDQVHSRTVRVVTQMHHAPPAVTMEEVQEYAANFNESWQGTLDMYRLRVEEIEESIKADHARLEDIQREKREYASQLKRLRDEIEKQTQVQLNLEEQLVNMQDNFRAEISQYQDIIEELEYERRMLSNTISERLKDHQDLLQVKMGLALELAAYRALLEEEGRHAQMWSNQHSRERIIDIKMPSHPYTPRVSVNSASRPDTRKKAFTGYDVKYMEPISSVRTSSTSSQFHSHEPSRIVPISVSNRAQQSPASRRDMISFTKAAQAAASSTPKPGVSSVEIKREETDQRSMREEVSQHSSKGSLDHTPYRIESISSSTASKMEKPKPANVISPLASLSKIATEESRQKDVEPKENRMDAKQDKEKPKATNKEEKGDVKESTAKDVRESENVEHKVFVSEETVLDAVSMEEIIQQVMKPAGLDTYSSPDSKVTYHVEKTEQEDGTTKTQIILQSKVEEELDMSKDYALEELLSQGVKKVTLENIKGTPTGNMIENLLSLGLQGESVGNRSVNVEIIEEPVESQSDEEGEIEIEETVEIKSKQPNISPSSMFFQIEEPESDPKTMKPYESGSAEASHYGNSGSVQVQEVTRDESLPYFSHGQESQEYFVSTPEDNMSESEEGGRFMSYSHYGVMDDLSDERYYQEDDPKWPTAEGHRYRDSPEYGDHSFLRDNIQDCIIEEEVHVSPTMQQSIVGILREESLDPEQQLRGALEQIQDTVSGALKEELAFFTKGRETPENVSVDIKKVEQVTDSGTMTIVAELNVSQTLEDSGLLEGDDPSEEQIMAALSSTHPTLQQALGGGAGVGYTMKVSQEEFQMEGMPWMTSDEEIRQWSSTDEVGKTEKHIKLGPSEESFTFQMDANNGSSASASGGAVKEQRSGSATEFSQTQMIDPHLKVCHEKRIATVYLESPKDE; translated from the exons atgttccgAATCAAGGAGCCGTTTGAAAGCGAGAAGCTCCAACTACAGGAGCTCAACCAAAGACTCAGCCACTACCTAATGCGCGCAAAACAGTTGGAACAAGAAAATGCCTGCTTGATAAGCGAAATAAATTCAGTCAGACAAACCAGGTCTGGAGAATGGGAAAACAAACACATGTCCGAACTTCGGGAAATGAGGAGACTGGTGGAGCGTTTATCTTTCGAGAAATGCAGAGCAGAGATGGAACGACAGAAGCTGCGCGATGAATTCCAGATGCTTCAAGCGATGCGTTCAGAGGAAGCTTCGGTGGGCAAAGGCGTCGACACTGAGCTTAAAGGCTGCGAGAGGCAGCTCCAACATGCTCTTCAGACCAACGGTGCTTTGGAAGATCGCCTTTTTGAGCTTGAAAACGAATATAAGTTTTTGGAAGATGCCCACAGAAAGGAAATCGCCCAGATGAGGGACCAGGTGCACTCCCGAACTGTACGCGTTGTGACTCAAATGCATCACGCACCTCCAGCAGTTACGATGGAAGAGGTGCAGGAGTATGCGGCCAACTTCAATGAAAGCTGGCAGGGGACTTTGGACATGTACCGCCTGAGGGTAGAGGAAATCGAAGAGTCTATAAAAGCAGACCACGCGAGGCTGGAGGACATTCAGAGGGAAAAGAGAGAATATGCTTCACAGTTAAAGAGGCTGCGTGACGAAATTGAGAAACAAACTCAAGTGCAGCTGAACCTTGAGGAGCAGCTCGTGAACATGCAAGACAATTTCAGAGCTGAAATCAGTCAGTATCAG GATATTATTGAGGAATTGGAGTATGAGCGCAGAATGTTGTCCAACACCATCTCAGAGAGGCTGAAGGACCATCAGGATCTCTTACAGGTCAAGATGGGTCTCGCTTTGGAATTGGCAGCATACAG GGCACTCTTGGAAGAAGAAGGAAGACATGCTCAAATGTGGTCTAATCAGCATTCAAGAGAAAGAATAATAG ATATAAAAATGCCATCCCATCCTTACACCCCAAGAGTCTCCGTCAATTCAGCAAGTCGGCCAGATACAAGGAAAAAAGCCTTCACAGGATATGATGTTAAATATATGGAGCCTATTTCCAGCGTGAGAACCTCATCTACATCAAGTCAGTTTCATTCTCACGAACCCTCCAGGATCGTGCCTATCAGTGTATCAAATCGTGCCCAGCAAAGTCCTGCTTCAAGAAGGGACATGATTTCATTCACCAAAGCAGCACAGGCAGCGGCTTCCAGTACCCCAAAACCTGGAGTCTCTTCTGTTGAGATAAAGAGGGAGGAGACAGATCAGAGAAGTATGAGAGAGGAGGTTTCACAGCACTCTTCAAAGGGCTCACTTGATCACACCCCCTATAGAATCGAAAGTATATCAAGCTCTACAGCCTCAAAAATGGAGAAACCAAAGCCAGCGAATGTGATATCACCTCTTGCGAGTTTGAGCAAGATCGCCACCGAAGAAAGCAGACAGAAAGATGTTGAACCAAAAGAAAATAGAATGGATGCCAAACAAGATAAAGAAAAACCCAAAGCAACAAATAAAGAAGAAAAAGGGGATGTGAAAGAATCAACAGCTAAAGATGTGAGAGAGTCTGAAAATGTTGAGCATAAGGTGTTTGTAAGTGAGGAAACGGTACTAGATGCAGTTTCTATGGAGGAAATAATTCAGCAGGTCATGAAACCAGCTGGTTTAGATACATACTCATCCCCCGACTCAAAAGTCACATATCATGTGGAGAAAACAGAGCAAGAGGATGGAACCACCAAGACACAGATTATTTTACAATCTAAAGTCGAAGAGGAGCTGGATATGTCTAAAGATTATGCTCTGGAGGAACTTCTCAGCCAGGGAGTCAAGAAAGTCACCCTGGAGAACATCAAAGGAACCCCAACAGGAAACATGATCGAGAACCTGCTGAGTCTTGGCCTACAAGGTGAGAGTGTGGGAAATAGGTCAGTGAATGTGGAGATAATCGAGGAACCTGTGGAGTCTCAGAGTGATGAGGAGGGTGAAATTGAAATAGAGGAGACTGTGGAGATTAAGTCTAAACAACCAAACATCAGTCCCTCATCGATGTTCTTCCAAATCGAGGAGCCAGAGAGTGACCCTAAGACCATGAAACCCTACGAGAGTGGTTCTGCTGAAGCCTCACATTATGGAAACAGTGGTTCTGTGCAGGTTCAGGAAGTTACCAGAGATGAAAGCTTACCATACTTCTCGCATGGCCAAGAGTCACAAGAATACTTCGTCTCCACTCCTGAAGACAATATGTCTGAGTCGGAGGAGGGTGGAAGGTTTATGTCTTATAGCCATTATGGAGTTATGGATGATCTGTCTGATGAACGATATTACCAGGAAGATGACCCCAAATGGCCCACTGCTGAAGGTCACAGGTACAGAGATTCACCCGAATATGGTGACCACTCGTTTTTGAGAGACAACATCCAAGACTGCATAATTGAAGAGGAGGTGCACGTCTCTCCCACAATGCAACAGTCCATAGTAGGGATCCTGAGGGAGGAGTCTCTAGACCCTGAACAGCAGCTCAGAGGAGCATTAGAGCAAATCCAAGATACTGTATCTGGAGCCCTCAAGGAAGAACTTGCATTTTTTACAAAAGGTAGAGAGACTCCAGAAAATGTCTCTGTTGACATCAAAAAAGTGGAACAAGTTACAGACAGCGGAACCATGACCATTGTGGCAGAGCTTAATGTGTCCCAGACGTTGGAGGATTCTGGGCTGCTGGAAGGAGATGATCCGTCTGAAGAGCAAATAATGGCAGCGCTGAGCTCAACCCACCCAACGCTCCAGCAGGCCCTTGGTGGTGGAGCTGGTGTAGGATACACCATGAAAGTTTCCCAAGAGGAGTTTCAAATGGAGGGAATGCCATGGATGACCAGCGACGAAGAGATCCGACAATGGAGCTCAACCGATGAGGTTGGCAAGACGGAAAAACATATCAAGCTAGGCCCTAGTGAGGAATCCTTCACTTTTCAGATGGATGCGAACAACGGCTCCTCTGCATCAGCAAGCGGAGGAGCCGTTAAAGAGCAAAGAAGCGGCAGTGCTACTGAGTTCTCACAGACCCAGATGATTGATCCCCACTTGAAGGTCTGTCATGAGAAAAGAATCGCAACTGTTTATCTTGAAAGCCCCAAAGATGAGTGA